In one Leptospira biflexa serovar Patoc strain 'Patoc 1 (Paris)' genomic region, the following are encoded:
- a CDS encoding FecCD family ABC transporter permease — MKEKYFILFSVLFAILAAIISSQLGAMEITWTELLFADSIGSKVFFELRIPRILLGILVGGSLAWSGALAQGLFRNPIVDPGLIGITAGCSLFASIAIVLGGFIPFLHTIWSVVIFSFVGGMISCFIIFIFANTKGKTDIESILLSGIAVNSLCFSFIGILSYLASESQLRNLSLWNMGSLGGASWNLLQSFSIFYLLPIFVSPFLVKPLNVLILGEREAGHLGVSVEILKTLMIVLIGISVGSCISLVGNIGFIGLAVPHIVRLAIGQDYRHLLYASYFLGGGLLCFADGICRVIIAPSEIPVGIVSALLGAPFFLNLILKRKQSL; from the coding sequence ATGAAAGAAAAGTATTTTATTTTATTCAGCGTTCTATTCGCTATTTTGGCAGCCATCATCTCATCTCAACTCGGAGCGATGGAGATTACTTGGACCGAACTTTTGTTTGCCGATTCAATTGGATCAAAAGTTTTTTTCGAGTTAAGAATTCCACGCATCTTACTCGGAATTCTTGTTGGTGGTTCCCTTGCATGGTCGGGAGCTCTCGCACAAGGTTTATTTCGAAATCCCATTGTAGACCCAGGACTCATTGGGATCACAGCTGGTTGTTCTCTCTTTGCATCAATCGCGATTGTACTTGGTGGATTCATCCCATTCCTTCATACAATTTGGAGTGTGGTTATTTTTTCTTTTGTTGGTGGGATGATCTCCTGTTTCATCATATTCATTTTTGCAAATACAAAAGGAAAAACAGACATTGAATCAATCTTGTTATCAGGAATTGCAGTCAATTCACTTTGTTTTTCTTTTATTGGAATTTTAAGTTATTTAGCAAGTGAATCACAATTAAGAAATTTATCACTTTGGAATATGGGAAGTTTGGGAGGGGCATCTTGGAACCTACTCCAATCATTTTCTATTTTTTACCTTCTTCCAATCTTTGTAAGCCCCTTCCTTGTCAAACCATTGAATGTTCTCATCTTAGGAGAACGAGAAGCAGGTCACTTGGGAGTCTCTGTCGAAATCCTAAAAACACTGATGATCGTTTTGATTGGCATCAGTGTGGGTTCTTGTATTTCTCTTGTTGGGAATATTGGATTCATTGGACTTGCCGTTCCTCATATTGTCAGACTTGCAATTGGACAAGATTATCGTCACCTATTGTATGCTTCTTATTTTTTGGGTGGAGGACTATTGTGTTTTGCTGATGGAATTTGTAGGGTGATCATCGCTCCATCCGAAATTCCAGTTGGTATCGTGTCTGCCCTCCTCGGTGCACCTTTCTTTCTTAATTTAATCCTAAAGAGGAAACAATCCTTATGA